In Zingiber officinale cultivar Zhangliang chromosome 1A, Zo_v1.1, whole genome shotgun sequence, the DNA window aaggagaagaagagaaaggtgaAATTTCCTTCGGTTTGTTTATACGGAATCAAAGGAGAAATATTGGTCCATCTGTTGACTCCCAAAGTCAGCGACGTACCAACACAATTCCTTCGACTGATTGAACTCCAGTAaagaaagaaaagcaaaaaaaaacaGTGATCCAAATGCATCATCCTACACTTTCTTCCCAATTTAATATTCTCATTAAAATAGCACAGTCTCCCACATGATTGGAGTTAATTAACTCCCACAACACCACCCCACCACATGTCCCCCTTCCCTCACTGTCTCATCATTCCACCCCTTTCTAACACCAACAGGAGTCAAAGAATTCAGTGGATAACAAGTTGCCTGCCATTGATCATCCTTGCAGTATCTCCCTTTTGGCTCCATGTACAACAATAAAGGACAAGCTTTTTGGTCCTTCAGCACTGACATCAATGCCAAATCATTCCTTGTCGTGGAGCTGTGCTAGTTAGCCTTTTAAGGTACCCAAGAACATTCCACTGAGATCATTAAATACTGGACGCATGCAGTGATTTCTGTCAACCAAAGGCCTTGAAAGATACTCTGTCACAACCTTAAAATTTGCCTTTAGATAGGGAGCTGATCAGTTTAGTCCTCTTTCCTGTCTTGTTACTAGACTCTGCTTTGTGGCTTTTTGTGCCATGCCTTTGTCAGGTTCTAGTGCTTACAGTAAATGAAAGGTGCAAACTTACAGTTGTTGACTAACATTTAGTTTGGGAGTCACTGTAGTGGAAATACTATGAAGTTGCCATAATAAATGACAGCACCCAATGGATATATATACACTGTCACTTTCCATTGTATCCTTGTAGTTTTACATGATTTGACAATGTCAACCTTAGGGGACCATTCTTATGCTTCAATGGCTTATTAACtccccttcttgaaaatgatTTAAGTCAACTCAGTCACTTTTAGGACTTGAAAGGGGCAATCAAATTCAAGCAGTGAAGCTAAGTGAGAGAATTGAGTGTTGTGAGGGGTCCAATTGCCATCTGTTTCAGTGTCCATATATATTTATATGAAACCATGATAGACTAATATTAGTTTCAATATTAGACTATCAGTCTCTCCTTTTGGCTCCATGATAGAAAAGAGACCATCAAATTATCATATTTTTGTGGTGTGCTTTTGAGGCATTCTACAAGAACAGAGAGTTTTGAAAATGCTAATAAAATAATAACTGTTGGTGATTATTATTATGTCACTAGCTAGATTTAGTTCCACGTGGCATCTTTTTTTGCttcgtgtgtatatatatatatatatatatatatggacaattaatattcttttaaattatggACAATTAATGTAATAACTGTGTTTCTAATAAACTACTCACTTAATTAGATCTGGTTGCCATTCTGACAATGCAACCGTCATAACTAATTTGTACGGATCTCATCAGATCTACGTTCCTTACCTTCCACGTCATCTTCACAGCACAAATGTACTCGTGTACAAAAAGAAGCAGAGCCCCAATTCGATTCCCGCCAATCTCCCGATTAAATCTGCAGTCGGACGCTCTAGATCCGCTGGGACTGCCGCCGCCGACAAACCAACGGATAAGATGCGCCGTAACTTTTTGAGCGGAAGGATGAGCCATGCTCCCGGCTCGGACGCTTGACCAACCGGCTCGTCGTCCGAACCAAGAGCTTCGTCACTGAGCCGGAGTCTTCTTCCCCTCGCCCCTTCCTTGGAAATTTCACAAAACAtcccccttctctctctctctctgtctctCTTATCTTtttcgcaaaaaaaaaaaaaaaatccttacttTTCTCGCACGGAGCAATGGAGCGACTGAGAGCGAGCAGACAAGGTCCAGGATCGCCGCGCCGTTGTTGATCGTGGGGCTAAACCTAGCCTCCGAGGGAGCTGCTCaggaaccctaaccctagctcgTGGACAATCGAGTTCGTCGCTATTTCCAATCTGTGCCAGCTTACCTAGCTTTCTGCCACGGATAGATCCGTCGATCTGCGGCCGCGTGCTACGGTTGGTGCCTGATTCTCCTTCCCCTGGGTTTCTCTGTGCTGATTTTTCTTGGGTTTTCCGATTATGAGTGGCAATTCCACTCGTTTGTCCCCAATTTGATGCGGGAACCATACGTTAACCgggtttccttttcttttcgcTGGAGCCGGGTGTCCGTTTGAAATGTTGGGTGTGCGGTGTTGTTATTCCGTGGTTGTAGAGCGGATTTTGGCTTTTTTGCTCCTTCCGGTGTCATTGGCTAGGCAAGATAGATGATTCCGATTTCTTGGTTTCTTTATGTTGCAATTAAGGCTTTTATTATCTTGTTACCTTTTTGGACTATTTTACCTACTTGGAGCTTGGAAATATTAGATTCTCCTTTGAGATCGAAGGCGTGGCAAAATTTAGAACTGGttcataaattaaattctttactTACTATATTTATCATTTGGTTGCCTACTTAACTTATTTACTCCATCCTTCTTAGTGCGAATTATTTATAGAAAAGGAAGCTGGCCTTTTATTATGTTAATGAACAAGCAAAGAAATGTGCTAACTCTCTAATGTATAGACAAAAGGCGTTTCTTGAACTCTTACCACTTGATTCTGGAATAGTGATAAGGTTCACCTATAGGGGACATATATCAGTCACAGTGGATCTTCATTGCTTCATGTTTACTCTGACCATCCTCATGTTTCAGTGATATACTCAAGTTCACTTATGCTTCAAATGTTAGTTGGCTTAATGATTTCATTGGAAACATGACATTTAGGTtaaagacttagctaatttgtatAGAATGCATAAACTTCACACTCCAAGAGAGCTTTTGACTCTAATTCTTCTTGgatataattaaaaaccacaaaCCTAGTTGTTTATTCAGTGATTAAAAAGTTCTGTGTCGGTTGCACCTTATCATTTAGTGTTTTGGTGCTTTTAATAGTTTAAGCCACACTTCATTTATAAATATGAGAAACATGTCTGTTTTCATAaagttattttttcttctttccccctcttttttaattttgatatatTTGAGTTCCTTGTTCTTGTATTTATTATGGTAGTATCAGTCAATCAGGCTACTACATGGAAAGGGTGTGGTAGGAACTTAGTTCATCAAGGCAGCAATAATTTTTAGTTTTCAATTCTGGTTTTGTAGGATGAATGTCATTCTTGCCCAGAAGTTTTAGAGAAGGTACACCATACCTATGTTTTGAGGAAGAAATATGACTGCGTTATACTCCATCAAGAGCACATAAAGTTTGGAGGATTTAGCAATCCATTCTCAAAATTTGTAAATATTGCTATGAATTTTTCCATAACATCTCTCCCTATGTTTGGTTTTAAgcaggtttataaaaaaaaatggaggGTCCATGATCACAAGGCACTGTTGTTTAAATCACCGGAAGATTCTTATGCTTAATATCTTTTACTTTTGAGATTTGTGGACATTCCGAGAAAGAAAGTATAAGCAATTCATTCTTGTGAAAAATCATTCAAAGCTTCCCTTGAGTGGAATTGATGTTTTGCTGTCTATGAGAGTCTGGAAGATAGCAGTTCAATCCCATCGACTTTTTAAAAACACTAGGTTCTGGTCTTCTAACAGTTTCCTGGTGGCATATCAGTGGTTCTTAGGAGTTAACTGCATTAAGTGACACTTCATAATCCACGATACCATCTTTTAGCATTATGCAACTTTGGCAACAACAACTATTGTACAAACAGTTCCAAGAGCAGAGACAGCAGCAATTTCGGCAGTTAGATCAGGAAACAAGACAACTCATTTCGCATAGCCAATCGTCTGTTTTAGGAAAACCTGCAACAGGAGATCAATTACCTGCAACACTAAATGACATGCCTACTAATGATGCACATAACTATATGTGGCCAAATAATTTTATGGGGGATGTCTCCAACTTACCCATTAACTCTCAGATGTTTATTCCTGGCAACATGAATTTGGCACAGTCAAATTACTCGACAGCTTTGCAGAACCTTGCTAATGGTAGTTTCATTCTGAATGATCAGAATCGGGCAATGCTATCTATGGGATTTATGCCACAACAGAATGATCACTTTATTCATGGCATGCCTGTTTCTAGCACTGGCACCGTAGACCAATACCCTCACCTTTTGGGAATATCTGGTAATTTCAACAATTTGATGACTGGACCTGATGCAACCCTTGCAGTGAAGTCATCATACCCATTTGCTACAAACGATCGGCAATCAGCTGCTCAAGGTTGCTCACAGGATAAAACATTACTTTTGCAGAATCTCCAAGGCAGAAATACATTGGACAATCCTCCTATGCAAGTTCTTGGTAATGATGTTGCAGCTGGAAACTTTCTAGAAGCTAGCAATCTGCAATtccatgatcagtttagggaaCTCCAGTCTAGGCAAGAACGAGATGATACATTGGGTAATTTACATGGAAAGCCAGTATCAGCTATAGGGGATTCTAGAGATGCGGCTGGTTTAGATCCTATCGAACAGAAGCTCTTGTTTGGCACAGATGAAGATGATAATTGGGGTTTAATTGGGGGGTACCTTACATCTGGCACGAGTGGAGAGATGCATGGGCATCCTCTAGAGGTTGATCACTATGGCACATTGCCTTCCATACATAGTGGGAGCTGGAGTGCTCTTATGCAAGAAGCTGTgcaagcatctactagtgacaaAGGGGTCCAGGAAGAGTGGAGTGGCTTGAGTTCTCAGACTACGGAACCTGTAAGAGCACATTTACCTGTTATCAACGGGAAACAACCATCTGTATGGGTCAATGACAATGTACAGAACAAAGCTTCTTTGTCTGCAGAACCCTTTTCTTTATTCACTAACTCAAATGCAACCCCAAGCTCCTCCATTGCCGGTAATAACAGTCGTCTTCTGAAGTCTGCTCACGAAGAAAACAATGTGCCACTAATTGAAGCTTCCTGTCTGCCTTTGAGGTCATCCTTGCAAGGAATCAATGGCAAAGAGTTTTCAAGTAGTCAGAATCAAACCAAACTAGTAGAAAGTGATCTTAAAGATAAAATTCCTTTGCTTAGTGAAATGAGAACTGGGCAGAGCATTGAGCAGTGCCAGAGTAGGTCCAGGAACATTCAGTTAAAGTCACAGGACAATGGAAGTGGCTGGACTGGCCAAAAGAATTTACAGTTATCCAATGCTCCAATTATGCCTGTTAACAACCTAGGTGGCTGGAGTACTAACCGTGCGATGGCATTTAGAGGCGACAGTACTTCAGATTATCATGAAATTCATGGTAATCATGCTAATCTGAATTCTGGAACACAAGTCAAATCAGATATTGCTAGTCCTAAGATGCAATTTGAAGATTACTTAGCAGCTAACATGGGGTCTGTTGGGAACCCAAATTTCTTAAAATGGAACCAGAATATGGCCCAGCAGATTACTAGTGAACAGAAATCTGTTTTGGGGACAAAGTTTGTTGCTGACACATGTGGGAATTCTGAAGTTGACAACGATGCCAAAGAAAATCAGAGTCAGCCAAATCCAAAATTACACAATTGGGAGTTGTCAAGAATTCCTGCAACCGAAAGGCTGGGTCAAACTTTTGACAGAGAAAAAGAATGCGCGGCAGTTCTTTCAGGAAAAGGTTATGTTGGAGACGCATTGAAAGATATTGTTGCAAGTGGAGGCCTGAACTCTATTTGTCATGGTCAACATACTGTGGGACCTAACATGGTTCAGAACTCACTAGGTAATTTGAAGAATAATGCAGAGCCTTCATCTGCATTCTATCACCAACTAAGCATGCAGGGTTTCTCCAACTCAGTTTGCAATAGATCAAATACAGATGAATCACTTAGTAGGTCACATTTTGCTGGTCATGTTGTGAGCAGCAATCCTATGGACGCTACTGAGGTAATTTAGTCAGTCCTGGATCCACTTTAATTTCTACCCAAATCTTTCTCTGAAGTTTAGATATTTATTTCCTGATTACTGTTTATATAATTAACTTTTTTGTAATCTGCAGAAGTTTGGATTGGAAGCCGAGGATCTGTATAGAAATGCAAGACCTGCTTGCCCCTCTAGTAGTTCTTTTAATGGATCAACTGCTCAAGATGTGCAACTTGAAACAATTTCTCAAGCAAGGTATGCTTTGTAACGACAAGCATATATTTAGCTCCATCATGATACATGTTCCTTGCGTTCCTATGCGCTAGACAAGACCTGACAAAATAGTTGGGTAGGCTGATCAGGCTTTATTCTGTACTATAGTCTTATCAATAATTTCTAGGACAACATGGACAAAATAGTCAACTATattactttttttttgttttcactgCTACACCTAATATTGAATCTGTATTTTTGCATCTTTCTCAATATTTTGTATTATGATCCATACATCAGGATCTTTCTAATCCTTGGGAATTGTTATTTAATTTATGGCAGCAATATGCTTGAGCTTCTCCATAAGGTTGATCAATCAAGAGATGGAAATTTTGTGAATGCTTCTGATAGATCCACACAAGTTGCTGATGATGTTCCCACCCCCAAACCTCATGTTGATTGGCCTTCTAACTCCAGAGGATTTGGATTGCAGTTAGCCCCACCATCTCCACAATTAGTATCAACCAAAAGCCCAATTTCTCAGAACCCCATAAATGATCGTATGATTGCTGAATCAATCCATCAAGGAGAGGCAAGTTATCAGGATCAGACACAGTCAAATTATACTTCTTTAGGCCGACCTTTGGCTCTTCTTCATGAAGCATCTGAAAGACAAAATTGGGATAAGATATCCAACTCACCTGGACAACAACAGATCAAACTCTTGGAAGCAAATAAGTATTTTAACTCATCAGCAGCAACTGCTTCTGATTTTCCTTTGGTTCAAAAGCAGATGCAGGAGCAGTTAGGACTTCAACGACAAGACCATTCTGGTGCAAAACATCACCTGGAACAGCGTCCAGGAAATCAGATTTCCAACACAAGCCAAGCTAATGTAGGTACACTCACTAAAAGTACGTCACTCATGAAGCAAGCACATGATTCTAATTATGTTGCTGTAGCAAACCAATCTGTTCAGACATCCTTCTCTACTTTGCCTAGTAGAATTTCCACTTCAGGAGTTGCTTCCCATGCTGaaaatcatggtactggtgattCACAATCTTTCTCTGGGAGGGGAGATCACACAAAACCAACATTTGCAGGGTTTTCTCAAATTACAAGTTCTGGCCACCAGTTACCTGCTTTGGATACGAGATCAGTTTCTCAATCTTCCATATCAGGTATGTCTCAGCAAGCTGGTGTCTCAACGATGCTGCACAATGTGTGGACAAATATATCAGTTCAACGTCAAGCCAGCATCAATCCTCTACTCACTCCTAATGTACTTCATTCCTTAATAAATCATGGAAGAGAGAGAATTTCATGGAGCACGCCAAAGTCAGGAGGTCAGGTCAACAAGAAAGAAGGTACTCATGAAGTTGGCactagttctaattcacagaaagaTGAAAATGCAGCTCAAGTCAAGTTCTCAAATCTAATTGCAGACAAGATGGATGGTTCTAATGCAAAAAATGTGTTCCATGGGGAAGAAACAGTGCCAAAGCCTGCTTTTGATAGAGGCTCTACCTTTCCAGTTTCATCTCTGGTCCATCTGCATCAGCATGATGTTAACAAGGCTAATAATGAACAGCTTCCAGCTGTTAACCTGAAGGACTTGCATTCTACTCCAACAACTGCCATATCTTCTGGCAGTGTTATTGTCAGCCCTGGAGGCATATCAAAACCTTCAGATCACCAACCACAAAACTATTCCTTACTTCATCAAATACAGTCTCTGAAGGCTTCTGATTCTGATATAAACAAGTTAACAGGAAACCTGTCGAGAGGAGCATCTTTTGGTTCCAATACTCAAATGAACTTGAATGTGAATCAGACATTTGATCACGGGCAGAATTCAATCTCCAAATATCCTGACATTAAAGTTGGAGCAGCTGCTCAGATATTATATCCGTCAGATACCAAAATGTTAAGCTTTGCTTCAAATGACAATGAAGAAAAAAATCTTGGCACATCAACAGCAGGGCAGGGCATCCTACAAACTCATATGCATCCCCACAATACTAGTTCGATAGCTACTGCATTAGGAGGTACTGACTGCCCAGGAATTAGCCCTCAGATGGATTCCTGGGTTGAGCAGCATGCAACCTACCAAAATGGCACCATGGTTCCTCCCTATGATGCTCAAATGAGTGGAAAAGCTTCCACGCACCAGTATTTTCGAGAAGAAGTTCCTGCAAGAATGGAGGATAGCGCTTTAATTGATCAAAGACTTGAGAGCACTCAGTCTGGTGGTTATGAGCAAGGTACTTTGTCCACCAAGATATCACCAAATGAATCATCGTCCTTATTGCTATCCGACACCATATATCAACCTGCAATTTTAAGACCAAAGAAACGTAAAAGCATGGCAGTGGATCTGCCTTGGCATAGGATTGTCACTGAGCGTCCACAAAGCTTGGAAAGCATCAGGTAGCTTTATTATAGTGCTTCTTTAGTAATTCTCTACAGTGTACTTTCTTTTTCTAGGAGCATGATTGAGTTTGCATCAATCTGATAAATGTGGTATTTTCCCCATTTAGTATGGCAGATTTGGATTGGAATTTGGTTGCCAACAGATTGATAGAGAAGGTTTGTTCAGGAACCAATATTAATCAATTTGTTGCATTTTTCCTCCAGATCTTTTAGAGTGAGTCTTAGACTTTTTATTTTTCTGTTGAGTAGATAGATGATGATGCTGAAGCTCTAGAAGATGACCCATTGATTCCTCACTCACGAAGAAGGCTTATCCAGACAACTCAGTTGATGCATCAACTAGTTCCCGCTGTACCATCTCCATTGCTTAAAGACGAGGCAGCTTCAGCATATGAAAGTGTGCCTTTTGCTCTTGCTAAATCAGTACTTGCACATGCATGTAGCCTTGTTTCTTTCACAAGAAGTGATTCACATGAGCCCGTGGAAAATGAAAATGTGTAAGTACCAAATTTAAATTTGTTCAAGACCTTGCCGTATGATATTAAGTTGTCTGACCAAAGTCCAGCATGCCACTATTATGCTTTTATTGGTGTCATGTTGCCTGCCGGTTATGCTTTGTTTATTTTTAATACTGAAATTTCTGATATTATTTTTCTCGA includes these proteins:
- the LOC122017012 gene encoding uncharacterized protein LOC122017012, with protein sequence MQLWQQQLLYKQFQEQRQQQFRQLDQETRQLISHSQSSVLGKPATGDQLPATLNDMPTNDAHNYMWPNNFMGDVSNLPINSQMFIPGNMNLAQSNYSTALQNLANGSFILNDQNRAMLSMGFMPQQNDHFIHGMPVSSTGTVDQYPHLLGISGNFNNLMTGPDATLAVKSSYPFATNDRQSAAQGCSQDKTLLLQNLQGRNTLDNPPMQVLGNDVAAGNFLEASNLQFHDQFRELQSRQERDDTLGNLHGKPVSAIGDSRDAAGLDPIEQKLLFGTDEDDNWGLIGGYLTSGTSGEMHGHPLEVDHYGTLPSIHSGSWSALMQEAVQASTSDKGVQEEWSGLSSQTTEPVRAHLPVINGKQPSVWVNDNVQNKASLSAEPFSLFTNSNATPSSSIAGNNSRLLKSAHEENNVPLIEASCLPLRSSLQGINGKEFSSSQNQTKLVESDLKDKIPLLSEMRTGQSIEQCQSRSRNIQLKSQDNGSGWTGQKNLQLSNAPIMPVNNLGGWSTNRAMAFRGDSTSDYHEIHGNHANLNSGTQVKSDIASPKMQFEDYLAANMGSVGNPNFLKWNQNMAQQITSEQKSVLGTKFVADTCGNSEVDNDAKENQSQPNPKLHNWELSRIPATERLGQTFDREKECAAVLSGKGYVGDALKDIVASGGLNSICHGQHTVGPNMVQNSLGNLKNNAEPSSAFYHQLSMQGFSNSVCNRSNTDESLSRSHFAGHVVSSNPMDATEKFGLEAEDLYRNARPACPSSSSFNGSTAQDVQLETISQASNMLELLHKVDQSRDGNFVNASDRSTQVADDVPTPKPHVDWPSNSRGFGLQLAPPSPQLVSTKSPISQNPINDRMIAESIHQGEASYQDQTQSNYTSLGRPLALLHEASERQNWDKISNSPGQQQIKLLEANKYFNSSAATASDFPLVQKQMQEQLGLQRQDHSGAKHHLEQRPGNQISNTSQANVGTLTKSTSLMKQAHDSNYVAVANQSVQTSFSTLPSRISTSGVASHAENHGTGDSQSFSGRGDHTKPTFAGFSQITSSGHQLPALDTRSVSQSSISGMSQQAGVSTMLHNVWTNISVQRQASINPLLTPNVLHSLINHGRERISWSTPKSGGQVNKKEGTHEVGTSSNSQKDENAAQVKFSNLIADKMDGSNAKNVFHGEETVPKPAFDRGSTFPVSSLVHLHQHDVNKANNEQLPAVNLKDLHSTPTTAISSGSVIVSPGGISKPSDHQPQNYSLLHQIQSLKASDSDINKLTGNLSRGASFGSNTQMNLNVNQTFDHGQNSISKYPDIKVGAAAQILYPSDTKMLSFASNDNEEKNLGTSTAGQGILQTHMHPHNTSSIATALGGTDCPGISPQMDSWVEQHATYQNGTMVPPYDAQMSGKASTHQYFREEVPARMEDSALIDQRLESTQSGGYEQGTLSTKISPNESSSLLLSDTIYQPAILRPKKRKSMAVDLPWHRIVTERPQSLESISMADLDWNLVANRLIEKIDDDAEALEDDPLIPHSRRRLIQTTQLMHQLVPAVPSPLLKDEAASAYESVPFALAKSVLAHACSLVSFTRSDSHEPVENENVTLDHLRTSKVGDDTYSKLVENFIGRSEKLGANFSRLETGTSLLELRMECQELERFSIVNRLGKFHGRTHTDIVEVSAARAVHHRTFAQRQITAVSMPGNLPEGVMSLSL